The proteins below come from a single Antennarius striatus isolate MH-2024 chromosome 18, ASM4005453v1, whole genome shotgun sequence genomic window:
- the LOC137612697 gene encoding glutamine synthetase, whose amino-acid sequence MATSASATLSKAVKQQYMDLPQGDKVQAMYIWIDGTGEGLRCKTRTLDSEPKSIEDLPEWNFDGSSTYQAEGSNSDMYLIPAAMFRDPFRKDPNKLVLCEVLKYNGKPAETNLRVTCKKMMEMVKDQHPWFGMEQEYTILGTDGHPFGWPSNGFPGPQGPYYCGVGADKAYGRDIVEAHYRACLYAGVQICGTNAEVMPAQWEFQVGPCEGINMGDHLWVARFLLHRVCEDFGVVASFDPKPIPGNWNGAGCHTNFSTKEMREDGGLKAIEDSIEKLGKRHRYHIRAYDPKGGLDNARRLTGRHETSNINEFSAGVANRGASIRIPRSVGQEKKGYFEDRRPSANCDPYGVTQALVRTCLLNEEGDEPADY is encoded by the exons ATGGCCACGTCTGCCAGTGCCACCCTGAGTAAAGCTGTAAAACAGCAGTACATGGACCTTCCTCAGGGGGATAAAGTCCAAGCCATGTACATTTGGATTGATGGAACCGGAGAGGGTCTCCGCTGCAAAACCAGGACGCTGGATTCTGAACCCAAAAGCATTGAAG ATCTGCCAGAGTGGAACTTTGATGGCTCCAGCACCTACCAGGCTGAGGGCTCCAACAGTGACATGTATCTTATTCCTGCTGCAATGTTTAGGGATCCATTCCGCAAGGACCCCAACAAGCTGGTGCTGTGTGAAGTGCTCAAGTACAATGGAAAACCTGCAG AAACTAACCTCCGCGTCACATGTAAGAAAATGATGGAGATGGTGAAGGATCAACATCCCTGGTTTGGAATGGAGCAGGAGTATACCATTCTGGGTACAGATGGACACCCATTTGGTTGGCCATCGAATGGTTTCCCCGGACCACAGG GTCCATACTACTGTGGCGTGGGAGCCGACAAAGCCTATGGCAGAGATATAGTGGAGGCCCATTATAGAGCTTGTCTGTATGCTGGAGTCCAGATTTGTGGTACAAATGCAGAAGTGATGCCTGCTCAG tgggaGTTTCAGGTTGGACCTTGTGAAGGGATCAACATGGGGGATCACCTCTGGGTGGCACGCTTTCTCCTTCACCGTGTCTGTGAAGATTTTGGCGTGGTCGCTTCATTTGACCCCAAGCCAATTCCTGGTAACTGGAACGGAGCAGGCTGCCATACAAACTTTAGCACAAAGGAGATGAGGGAAGACGGTGGATTGAA agcTATTGAAGACTCCATTGAGAAGCTTGGTAAGAGGCACCGCTATCACATTCGGGCTTATGATCCCAAAGGGGGGCTCGATAATGCCCGTCGTCTCACCGGCCGTCATGAAACTTCCAACATCAATGAATTCTCTGCTGGTGTTGCCAACCGCGGTGCAAGCATCCGCATTCCTCGCAGTGTCGGCCAGGAGAAGAAGGGCTACTTTGAGGACCGCCGTCCGT